TTAATTATGAAAATATAGCTATAAAGTCTTTAAGGCTAATTTTTTAGCGACCATGAACATTTCTGATTATCTTCAATTTTTAGAACCAATACAAGAACAGCTTAACAAGGTTTATTCTATAGCTTCTTTAGCCCTTACAGTATTGATTTGTTTGTGGCTTTTTAACTTTATAGTTGGTCTAATACAACGTACGTATTCAGTGGGGAGAGCTATAGGAAGTTTTTATAGGAATTACTTTCACAAGTATATTAGGAAGGCTATTCTTGGGGTCTTGAATACATTCAACAAGACAACTAATCCTATTTAGAAAATAAAATAATCCTTTCTTCTAGTTTGTTGTTTCAAGTATACAGTTAAGTGCAATTTCAAAAGGAACTGAACTGTTAGGTAATACAAGTAAATTTGAACAAATATTTGCAATATCATTAGTCTGGATCATATCTTTTTTGGGAAATTTATTTATTTCTTTTGCCATATCCGTATTTACCCAACCAGGACAAATGGCTGTAACTCTGATTCCTTTACTCCATCCTTCATTTCGCATGGTTTGGCATAAGCTCATTAAGGCGAATTTGCTCATTGAGTAGCTGGCCAAGTTTCCTTTTGATCGTTTTCCACTCATCGATACTAATACAATAATTCTAGCTGAATTACTCATCGATAAATACTTCCATGCATCTTTTGTTAATATCCATGGGCCCATAACATTAACTCTCCAGATATCTTCTATTTCCTGCATTTCATTATCATTAAATATGAGATTTGTTTTCTTTAATATTCCAGCACAATGAATAATAGTATCAATATTTTTAAAAGTTTTGACTGTATTTTCTACCCATCTTTTTGATGACTTTCTATCAGTTGCGTCATAAGTATGTACAACGAATTTTTCTGGACTATGCGATTTCGGATCTAAAGGTGTATTTATTAATTTATCTTTTTTTCTGATTCCTAAGCTTAAACAATGTCCTTCTTCAATTAGTTTTAATGCTATCGCTTTACCTATACCTCTGCTTGCTCCACTTATAAGAATCTTTCTCATTTATTATTAACTAATAATGCTTTAAACAATAAATTTAATTCTCTACCTTGCATTAGCATTAGACCTTGTTTGATAGCCCAAGGTGATTTCTTAAACATTTTCCACATAGCTGATATTAATTCTTTAATGCTGAGGGTATTTGTAAGAAATCCATACCATTGTTTGTTAGGTAAGCTAAAAAATTCGATAAAAAAACCTCTAAGCAACTTTTCTTCGAATCTCATCAATTTTTCTAATCCAAATTTATAAATAGCTTGTTTTCTTCTAAGTTCTGATGGCCATAAGACTTGCCAACCCTTTTTCGCTAGTGAAGCTGATGATGCTTTTTTGTCTTTCATTGCTAGTGAAAGAGCTTTAGCAACTTTAGGGGCCCTTCTTAATAGGCTTCCAACCATGTATCCAGATGCGGGGTGAACCATCCCAGCAGAACCTCCAAAGCCAAGGACCGGTTGAGATAGATCAGGAATAGGCATGTTCATAGGCAAATATGAACCGTGTTCTTCATGCTCAAGGCTCTTTATTTCTAAACCCCGAGTCTCCAACCTTTTTTCCAGTCTTCTTTTTAACTCATCAAGAGAGACTGGTGGAAATAAACCCAAGGATGTTTCTTCTAAGAAAAACTTTCCATCACCCATATCCATAGCGTATAAAAACGTTGGAGCTTCTTTTCTTTCCTCTGGATTCAAGTGGTCGCAGCGATAATCCATTAGAACAAATTGCCCTTTCTCGACGGGAGGTTCGTTGAACTCTCCTACGATTCCATAACAAGTTTGAACGGCTACAGGTCCTTGGTTAGGAGCTTTGATGAAAACAGGTTTGTAACCAGTTGCGTCAATTACTAACCGAGCATTAAGTTCTTTACCGTTAGTAGTTTTAACTGTACTGATTAATTGATTAGTTTCTAAGTTGATTGCTGATCCTTTATGCCATTTTATTTCAGCTTTATTGCATTGCTCTAACCAATAAGCTTGTAATTTATTTTTATCAAAAAGACCATAATCTCTATTATGTTTAGTAATTTCATTCTTTTTAGAATTTGGATCCTTGTCTCCCTCACCAAAATAACTAATGGTGTTTATCCATCTATGTTCAAGCAAATGACTTAGACCAAGTTCGTCAACCTCTTCACCCCAAATACCATAAGTGAAGGGCCAAGGTTCCTCTGGCGATTGCTCCGATAAGATTTCAATATTTAAGTTTTCAATTGCTAATGCTGCCGCTATTGATAAAGCGCCTGGGCCTGAGCCAAGTACTAGAGCATCTTTTAATGCACTAGTACTCATGGCTCACCTTGAAGAAAAATTCCGTTTCCGTTTACTTGGAATCGAAAAATAGGATTTAATTTCTTAGGGTAAAATTTAGTTATTTGAGCGACTCCCTGGATTACCACTTTAAACACCTATGTCTATAGAATCAAGAATAGCTCGTGATGGCATTAACAATGAATTGTATTAATGTTTTTTATCAACTTAATGAGTTTATTTTATTTTTAAGTATGTATGAAGACTTTTTGATTGAAAACTGAAATAATAAAAAACTTAATTTAATTCCAAAATCATTTATTATTGAAATTAAAAATTTATGACAGAAAAATCAAATAGTTATAAAAAAAATAAACCTTTAACTATTTTTATAACAGGTGGTTCATCAGGTATTGGCTATAAGGCTTGTTTAGAATTAATTTCCCTAGGTCATAATATAATTTTACCATGTAAAAATATATACAGGGCGAATGAAGTATTGACTAATTTATTTAATCAATTGCCAGTTAAGTTATATACGAAAGGGGATATTTATACTCCAATAATGGATCTTTCTGATTTGAAAAGTATTGATTCTCTTTGTTCTGAAGTTAAAAAGAGATGCTTGAAAATTGATATTTTAATTTTGAATGCTGGACTTCAATATACAGGCTCAAAAATACCTAGAAGGTCAGCTCAGGGAATTGAATTAACTTTTGCGGTTAATCATTTAGCACATTTCTATTTGACACAAAAGATCTTACCTTTTTTAGATAGAAGTGATGATTCGAAAATAATTATCACCTCTTCAGAAGTTCATAATCCTAAAAGTGGTGGAGGGAAAGTAGGAGCTAAGGCCAACTTAGGAAACCTAAAAGGATTAGAATCTTGTAAAGGATTTGAGATGATTGATGGAAATAAATTTAATGCTGATAAAGCATATAAAGATAGTAAATTGTGTAATATTCTTTTTGCAAGAAAGTTAAGTAATTATTTAATTAGAAAAAACTTATCAATTCCAGTTATTGCATGGGCACCAGGCTTAGTTATCTCTAGAGATAATCAAGGGTTTTTTAGGTATAGTAGTCAATATAATCAATTAGGACAATTATTATTCTCTTTTCTAGCTAGAGATCTGTTAAGAATAACTACATCAAATAAAGATGCGGGGTTACTTTTAACTAATTTAGCCTGTTTGTCTAAATATAATAAGCCAGGTTTCAATTATTATAGTAATAAAATCATTTCATCAGGTAATTTTATTTTTGAAAAATCTGATATCAGTAATGATGCCCGTAGAGAAGATTTAGCTGATAATTTATGGGAATTATCTAAATCTTTAATAGATAAGGTACTTAGATGAATTTAGCTTATTTATTCACATGAATTGTTTGAGTAGGATATGCGAAACTAATATTTTCATTTTGGAACTTCTTCATTATTTCTAGATTAATTTCTTGTTGAGCTGACATTGCTTGAAGATAATCACTTGTGGGAATGTAATAGACAAGTTCAAAATCAAGACTACTATTTGCAAATTCGATAAAATGACATCTGTCGAAGATGGCGTTTTCAGTTTTGTCAACGATATTTTTGATCATAATAGGTATGTTTTTTGTTTGTTCATATGTAGTTTCATAGACCACACCTAATTTATGAACTAGTCTTCTTTTCTTCATCTCAGCATAATTTGAGATTACTCCATTTGTTAGTCTGCTATTACTCATTACTATTGCTTCTCCGTTAATACTTCTTAAGCGTGTGGATCTAACACCTACACTCTCAACTTTTGCCCAGATTCCTTCAATATGAATAAACTGACCACTCTGAAATGGTTTATCAAGGAGGATTGTTATGTATTCGAAGAATTCTTGAACTGGTTCCTTTAAAGCGAGGCCAGCTCCTATACCTCCTGCACTTAATAAAGCCCAAATAGCTGCCATTTGGACACCCATATTTTGAAGATAAAAAATTACTCCCAAACTCCATACAGATGCCCCAACCATTGGACTAAGTGAACGGATCATTTCGCTGATCGATTGATCATTGATTTTGCTTGCCCATCTTTGTATTATTTTCAAAAACACTCTATTTACAAATCTGACTATATAAATAAGGCATAGAAACTTACTAATACCAATTAATGTCTTATCCACCATTCCACCAATTAGTAAAACTTTCCATGCAACTATGAAACTTAAGATAAAACCTAAAGGTTTAATAGTCTCAATTAAAAGAGAAGCTACATAGTCATCTGTTTTGCTTTGTGTGGCAGAGGTTATTCTCCTTAAAACCTTTTTTAGGATTTTTGGACTTACTAGGGAGATAATGCAACCTACACTAAAAGTAAGTAATGAAATAATTATGTTTTTATAAAAATCATCCATGATGTCAGATTACTTTTCTTCAGACTGCCTGAAAAAAATCATTTGTCTAGAGATTTTCTGATTATTTAATTTGAAAATGAATTTTTTAAAATTTTACTAATCTCTCTAAATTCTTTTCTACTAGAGGTCTTACATAATTCACATATTAGACTTTCAGTTGTGGACGCAACGGCTCCAGATAATATAAGCCTTAGAAAAGCGGTATCATTATCTATTTCATTCCTACTTCCTATCGCATCTCTTGGAATTAGTATGTTGAATCCTTTTTGTAAAAGCCCAATAGATGTTTGAAGAATGCAGATATGACTCTCAATTCCACAAACTATTATATTTTTAAAATTATATTTATCTATAAAACTTATGAAGTTTTTATTTTCGCTGCAACTAAATTCCATTTTTTCAAATTTAGTGTATTCATTATTGTCTAAAATTGATTCTAAAGTTGTACCAAGTTTCAATGGATTTTGTTCAGTAAGAGCGATTCGAACATTGAGCAAATTGCATGTATCAATAAGCCTTTTTATGTTAAATATTAATAGTTGATTACCCTTGATATTACTTATAAGCTTTTGTTGAACATCTACAATAAGTAGTAATGTCTCATTCTCTAATAATGTTTTACTAGTATTACTTACTTTGATTAGGTTAGGGTTCTTACTTAAAAATTGATTCATTTAAGAATTTCTTTTTATATGATTTAAATATAAATCATATACTCAATTTAGACATCATTTCTAACTAAAACATGTCGATGAAAGCATCTTTCTCTTGCAAGCAGTTCTCATTACGCTAGTCTATTGAGAAAATAAGGCTGCTATTGGTTTCTCCCACTTCTTATCGTACGCATCCCTCTCCTTTCGAGTCTGGTCTGCATTCAGATGGTAAAAGAATGACTCCTCAAAGGAAAAAGGTTCTATCTTTGTTTGAAGAGATCGGTTCAGGCATCCATCTCAGTGCGGAGGAGGTACATTCCAAATTGACAAGTGCTGGTGAGAAGGTTTCTCTTGCAACTATTTACAGAACGTTAAGACTCTTAGTCAAGATGACTTTTCTTAATGAACTTGATTTAAGTGAAGGGGGGAATAGGTTTGAATTGCTTAGTCATGATCATCCAGATCATCATCATTTGATTTGTATTCGCTGCGGTAGAACTGAAGAGTTTGAAAATAACGAAGTTATCAATGCTGGTAAAGCAGCAGCTGAAAATTTCGGATTTAAACTATTGGAATCATCGTTAAATGTAAGAGCATTATGTCCGATGTGTCTTAACGAATAAATCTTTGTTTTTAAGTTAACTCTCCTCCACAACTAGAGCCAGATCCAGCAGTACAGCCAAAACAATGATTCCCTATTGAAATAGGATTATTCTTTAAAGATGTAGGTGGAATTAATAGATCATCCAAATGCTTAATTTCACCATTTTTCCTTATTCCAAGTTGTTGGTTGAAATCACAATCATATAAATAACCTTTCCAATCAACACTCAGGGTGTTTCTACACATTACTGAATTAAGATTTTCAGGGTTGTGATTATCTTTAAGTAATTTATTATATTCTTTTAGTTTACCAATTATCTTTAAATATTTTTCATATCTATTAATTGGCATATTCGCTAAAACAAATAAATTCGAGAAGAAAATACCATATCTTTCTTTTAGCTCTAGTCTATAAGTATCTTCTAATTCTTTTTGCGATGGTGGAAGTTGCGGACTACTGGGATTATAAACTAAATTCAAAATTAGACCTCTATCTTTTATCCCATAGCCATGGAAATTAAGTTGTTTAAGAGCTAATATACTTTTTTCGAAAACACCTTTACCTCTTTGTTTGTCCACATTACCTTCTAGATAACAGGGAAGAGATGCTGTTATTTGTACTTCATTTGATGCTAAAAAACTTGCTAAATGTTCATAACCTGGTTCAGTAAGTATCGTTAGATTACATCTGTCCATGACTTCAACATTAAGACTACGTACTTCTTTTACTAATTGTTTAAAATTAGGATGAAGTTCGGGTGCACCACCAGTAATATCTAGTAGCTTAATATTATTAGACTTAATAACTTTAGGTATGATTTTTATAATATCTTCGCTCATCATTTCTGTTCTGCTTGGACTAGCATCAACGTGACAATGGCTACAGGCCTGATTGCATTTATACCCTATATTTATTTGCAAAGTATCAAGATAGTCTCTTCTTATTTTTGGGAAGTTTGTTTTATTTATCTCCATAAAGGTCTATACAATTAATAGTATAATAATTATTATACTTAGAAATATTAATTCGCGTGCATATTTTATAAAATTTTTTATTAACATGTTAAAAGTTACTAGCTAATTGTTTAAACCA
The sequence above is drawn from the Prochlorococcus marinus str. MIT 1013 genome and encodes:
- the crtL gene encoding lycopene beta cyclase, which codes for MSTSALKDALVLGSGPGALSIAAALAIENLNIEILSEQSPEEPWPFTYGIWGEEVDELGLSHLLEHRWINTISYFGEGDKDPNSKKNEITKHNRDYGLFDKNKLQAYWLEQCNKAEIKWHKGSAINLETNQLISTVKTTNGKELNARLVIDATGYKPVFIKAPNQGPVAVQTCYGIVGEFNEPPVEKGQFVLMDYRCDHLNPEERKEAPTFLYAMDMGDGKFFLEETSLGLFPPVSLDELKRRLEKRLETRGLEIKSLEHEEHGSYLPMNMPIPDLSQPVLGFGGSAGMVHPASGYMVGSLLRRAPKVAKALSLAMKDKKASSASLAKKGWQVLWPSELRRKQAIYKFGLEKLMRFEEKLLRGFFIEFFSLPNKQWYGFLTNTLSIKELISAMWKMFKKSPWAIKQGLMLMQGRELNLLFKALLVNNK
- a CDS encoding isochorismatase family protein — encoded protein: MNQFLSKNPNLIKVSNTSKTLLENETLLLIVDVQQKLISNIKGNQLLIFNIKRLIDTCNLLNVRIALTEQNPLKLGTTLESILDNNEYTKFEKMEFSCSENKNFISFIDKYNFKNIIVCGIESHICILQTSIGLLQKGFNILIPRDAIGSRNEIDNDTAFLRLILSGAVASTTESLICELCKTSSRKEFREISKILKNSFSN
- a CDS encoding SDR family NAD(P)-dependent oxidoreductase, with translation MTEKSNSYKKNKPLTIFITGGSSGIGYKACLELISLGHNIILPCKNIYRANEVLTNLFNQLPVKLYTKGDIYTPIMDLSDLKSIDSLCSEVKKRCLKIDILILNAGLQYTGSKIPRRSAQGIELTFAVNHLAHFYLTQKILPFLDRSDDSKIIITSSEVHNPKSGGGKVGAKANLGNLKGLESCKGFEMIDGNKFNADKAYKDSKLCNILFARKLSNYLIRKNLSIPVIAWAPGLVISRDNQGFFRYSSQYNQLGQLLFSFLARDLLRITTSNKDAGLLLTNLACLSKYNKPGFNYYSNKIISSGNFIFEKSDISNDARREDLADNLWELSKSLIDKVLR
- a CDS encoding SDR family NAD(P)-dependent oxidoreductase, whose protein sequence is MRKILISGASRGIGKAIALKLIEEGHCLSLGIRKKDKLINTPLDPKSHSPEKFVVHTYDATDRKSSKRWVENTVKTFKNIDTIIHCAGILKKTNLIFNDNEMQEIEDIWRVNVMGPWILTKDAWKYLSMSNSARIIVLVSMSGKRSKGNLASYSMSKFALMSLCQTMRNEGWSKGIRVTAICPGWVNTDMAKEINKFPKKDMIQTNDIANICSNLLVLPNSSVPFEIALNCILETTN
- a CDS encoding Fur family transcriptional regulator; translated protein: MLLVSPTSYRTHPSPFESGLHSDGKRMTPQRKKVLSLFEEIGSGIHLSAEEVHSKLTSAGEKVSLATIYRTLRLLVKMTFLNELDLSEGGNRFELLSHDHPDHHHLICIRCGRTEEFENNEVINAGKAAAENFGFKLLESSLNVRALCPMCLNE
- a CDS encoding mechanosensitive ion channel family protein, yielding MDDFYKNIIISLLTFSVGCIISLVSPKILKKVLRRITSATQSKTDDYVASLLIETIKPLGFILSFIVAWKVLLIGGMVDKTLIGISKFLCLIYIVRFVNRVFLKIIQRWASKINDQSISEMIRSLSPMVGASVWSLGVIFYLQNMGVQMAAIWALLSAGGIGAGLALKEPVQEFFEYITILLDKPFQSGQFIHIEGIWAKVESVGVRSTRLRSINGEAIVMSNSRLTNGVISNYAEMKKRRLVHKLGVVYETTYEQTKNIPIMIKNIVDKTENAIFDRCHFIEFANSSLDFELVYYIPTSDYLQAMSAQQEINLEIMKKFQNENISFAYPTQTIHVNK
- the arsS gene encoding arsenosugar biosynthesis radical SAM (seleno)protein ArsS (Some members of this family are selenoproteins.) yields the protein MEINKTNFPKIRRDYLDTLQINIGYKCNQACSHCHVDASPSRTEMMSEDIIKIIPKVIKSNNIKLLDITGGAPELHPNFKQLVKEVRSLNVEVMDRCNLTILTEPGYEHLASFLASNEVQITASLPCYLEGNVDKQRGKGVFEKSILALKQLNFHGYGIKDRGLILNLVYNPSSPQLPPSQKELEDTYRLELKERYGIFFSNLFVLANMPINRYEKYLKIIGKLKEYNKLLKDNHNPENLNSVMCRNTLSVDWKGYLYDCDFNQQLGIRKNGEIKHLDDLLIPPTSLKNNPISIGNHCFGCTAGSGSSCGGELT